From a single Nicotiana tomentosiformis chromosome 2, ASM39032v3, whole genome shotgun sequence genomic region:
- the LOC138906565 gene encoding G-type lectin S-receptor-like serine/threonine-protein kinase At1g11410 produces the protein MCQKKELLIVLSFLVPFCSSIDTISFNNSLKDGDLLISSGKSFALGFFSPTGNFPGKRYVGVWYNNVPEQTVVWVANRDNPINGTSGILTIDSTGNLVILDMKTKVSAWKTNISSAKNGADLYSAKLWDSGNFMLFQDPKMDIIAWQSFDYPTNTLLPSMKYGIDKKTGLNRFLTSWKSLNDPGTGEYRYIMEFNGTPQVFLYKNYSRIWRTGSWTGHGWSGVPEMSPRFIFSLSYVDNDSEVSMTYYIKDTSIISRMVLNESGMLNRVTWQESEQKWVQFWFAPKDSCDNYEHCGAFSNCNLFNLGEFECSCLPGYEPRLSRQWYLRDGSHGCLRKKNENVCNSGEGFVKLSHVKIPDIDAALMNKSMGLKECEHFCLKNCSCTAYASANISEGGSGCITWYGELRDIKQFTDGGQDFYSRVSASDLAQFSKNTNNNHRKRVTAILVGSAAAIILGIFLAYFLVISKRIKDKKSHPNTLNKNLASCESMDESEQTEISIFDLSTISNATDNFSVANKLGEGGFGSVYKGHLKDGQVIAVKRLSVTSGQGTKEFRNEVTLIARLQHRNLVRLLGCCSQQGEKMLVYEYLPNKSLDSFIFDKTKGSLLDWEKRFEIIHGIARGMLYLHQDSRLRIIHRDLKASNVLLDASMQPKISDFGMARIFGVDQIEANTNRVVGTYGYMSPEYAMVGHFSAKSDVFSFGVLCLEIITGRKNNSQYDQEKSQHLAGYVWDSWKNDKALDVADPLLGDSYEACEVLRCIHIGLLCVQSFVDDRPTMSEVVFMLCNETKLPFPKEPSFIFRSQKYGSVTPSSSASIGTSVNDMSISTIHGR, from the exons ATGTGTCAGAAGAAAGAGTTGTTAATAGTTCTTTCGTTTCTTGTCCCATTTTGCAGTTCAATAGACACCATCTCCTTTAACAACTCTCTCAAAGATGGAGATTTATTAATCTCTTCTGGAAAATCCTTTGCTTTGGGTTTCTTTAGCCCTACTGGAAATTTCCCTGGAAAACGTTATGTTGGAGTTTGGTACAACAATGTTCCTGAACAAACTGTTGTTTGGGTTGCCAATAGAGACAACCCCATCAATGGTACATCTGGAATTCTTACTATTGACTCTACTGGAAATCTTGTTATACTCGACATGAAAACGAAAGTTTCAGCCTGGAAAACAAATATTTCTTCAGCAAAGAATGGAGCAGACTTGTACAGTGCTAAGCTGTGGGATTCAGGGAATTTCATGTTGTTTCAGGACCCGAAAATGGATATTATTGCATGGCAAAGCTTTGATTATCCTACCAATACTCTACTTCCTTCAATGAAATATGGGATAGACAAAAAAACAGGTTTAAACCGGTTTCTAACATCATGGAAATCATTGAACGACCCAGGCACCGGAGAGTATCGTTACATAATGGAGTTCAATGGGACACCTCAAGTATTCTTGTATAAGAACTATAGCAGGATATGGCGGACAGGATCCTGGACTGGTCATGGTTGGAGTGGTGTACCGGAAATGAGCCCAAGATTCATCTTCAGCCTCAGTTATGTGGACAATGATAGCGAGGTTTCCATGACATATTACATAAAAGATACTTCCATAATCTCAAGAATGGTCTTGAATGAATCTGGGATGTTGAACCGGGTAACTTGGCAAGAGAGTGAGCAGAAATGGGTGCAATTTTGGTTTGCGCCTAAGGACTCGTGTGACAATTATGAACATTGTGGAGCATTTAGCAATTGCAATTTGTTCAATTTGGGTGAATTTGAATGTAGTTGCCTTCCGGGGTATGAGCCGAGGTTAAGCCGACAATGGTACTTGAGAGATGGATCCCATGGATGCTTGAGGAAGAAAAATGAAAATGTGTGCAACAGTGGTGAAGGGTTTGTTAAGTTGAGTCATGTGAAAATCCCGGATATAGATGCAGCTCTGATGAACAAAAGCATGGGGTTGAAGGAATGTGAACATTTCTGTCTGAAAAATTGTTCCTGCACAGCCTATGCAAGTGCTAATATTAGTGAAGGGGGAAGTGGGTGTATCACTTGGTATGGTGAGTTGAGAGACATAAAGCAATTTACAGATGGGGGCCAAGATTTCTATAGCAGAGTCTCTGCATCTGATTTAG CACAATTCTCCAAGAACACAAATAACAATCACAGGAAAAGAGTGACAGCAATTCTAGTAGGGTCTGCTGCAGCAataattcttggaatatttttggcatattttttGGTGATTAGTAAAAGGATAAAAG ATAAGAAGAGCCATCCGAATACATTAAACAAAAATTTAGCATCCTGTGAATCCATGGATGAAAGTGAACAAACAGAAATCTCAATCTTTGACCTAAGCACAATAAGTAATGCAACTGATAACTTCTCTGTTGCTAACAAACTTGGTGAAGGAGGGTTTGGTAGCGTATACAAG GGTCACCTGAAAGATGGACAGGTAATAGCTGTCAAAAGACTTTCAGTAACTTCAGGGCAAGGAACAAAGGAGTTCAGAAATGAAGTCACACTAATTGCAAGACTCCAGCACAGAAATCTTGTGAGGCTTTTAGGATGTTGCAGTCAACAAGGAGAGAAGATGTTAGTTTATGAATACTTGCCAAACAAATCCTTGGATAGTTTTATTTTTG ATAAAACAAAAGGGTCTTTGTTGGATTGGGAAAAACGGTTTGAAATCATCCACGGGATTGCACGAGGAATGTTATATCTTCACCAAGACTCTAGACTGAGAATTATACACAGGGATCTAAAAGCAAGCAATGTTTTACTAGATGCCTCCATGCAACCAAAAATATCAGACTTTGGAATGGCCAGAATTTTTGGAGTTGACCAAATTGAAGCAAACACAAATCGAGTTGTTGGAACGTA TGGTTATATGTCACCTGAATATGCAATGGTAGGACACTTTTCAGCGAAATCTGATGTCTTCAGTTTCGGGGTTCTGTGTTTGGAGATTATTACTGGCAGAAAGAACAACTCTCAGTATGATCAGGAGAAATCTCAACATTTAGCTGGATAT GTGTGGGATTCTTGGAAGAATGATAAAGCTTTAGATGTTGCTGATCCATTGTTAGGGGACTCATATGAAGCTTGTGAAGTTTTGAGATGCATCCACATCGGCCTTTTGTGTGTACAATCATTTGTAGACGACAGACCAACCATGTCGGAAGTGGTCTTCATGTTGTGCAATGAAACCAAACTTCCTTTCCCTAAAGAACCTAGCTTTATATTCAGATCACAGAAATATGGTTCAGTTACACCGTCTTCATCAGCAAGTATAGGAACATCTGTTAATGACATGTCTATTTCTACAATTCATGGTCGCTAG